A stretch of Episyrphus balteatus chromosome 2, idEpiBalt1.1, whole genome shotgun sequence DNA encodes these proteins:
- the LOC129908508 gene encoding potassium voltage-gated channel protein eag isoform X7 codes for MPGGRRGLVAPQNTFLENIIRRSNSQPDSSFLLANAQIVDFPIVYCNESFCKISGYNRAEVMQKSCRCGFMYGELTDKETVARLEYTLENQQQDQFEILLYKKNKTPLWLLLQVAPIRNERDLVVLFLLTFRDITALKQPIDSEDTKGGLSKFAKLARSVTRSRQFSAHLPTMKDPTKQSNLAHMMSLSADIMPQYRQEAPKTPPHILLHYCAFKAIWDWVILCLTFYTAIMVPYNVAFKNKTSEDVSLLVVDSIVDVIFFIDIVLNFHTTFVGPGGEVVSDPKVIRMNYLKSWFIIDLLSCLPYDVFNAFDRDEDGIGSLFSALKVVRLLRLGRVVRKLDRYLEYGAAMLILLLCFYMLVAHWLACIWYSIGRSDADNGIQYSWLWKLANVTQSPYSYVWASNETGPELINGPSRKSMYVTALYFTMTCMTSVGFGNVAAETDNEKVFTICMMIIAALLYATIFGHVTTIIQQMTSATAKYHDMLNNVREFMKLHEVPKALSERVMDYVVSTWAMTKGLDTEKQVLNYCPKDMKADICVHLNRKVFNEHPAFRLASDGCLRALAMHFMMSHSAPGDLLYHTGESIDSLCFIVTGSLEVIQDDEVVAILGKGDVFGDQFWKDSAVGQSAANVRALTYCDLHAIKRDKLLEVLDFYSAFANSFARNLVLTYNLRHRLIFRKVADVKREKELAERRKNEPQLPQNQDHLVRKIFSKFRRTPQVQAGVKEIVSGPSDVEKGDGDVERTKKLPAKLTLTEDSRVITTSGVPSQSPSPSSGPPSARSTRASKWGRLLGSSSVDSASDTSTKVAVSRSLSARESLRESTAQGRQSSTSSSNGGQGNKVFPKAPKLQASQATLARQDTIDEGGEVDSSSPPSRDSRLDAAKERNLALERERQIEMASSRATTSDTYDTGLREQPPTLAQRDLIATVLDLKVDVRLEMQRMSQRIGRIEDMLGEVIKRLSSHDSSGQTTPGEGVLCAIEGFPTSTLTVSGIPSSTATIDTVITISAATGATVSAVGGGGSSGGVLPPTSTAATASSSSALNVATSPSTGQLSLLNTGASSPGGNGLGPMILKKRRSKSRKAPAPPKQSSQTIPEQVRLLDAELIGLSEKKTSPTSTTTPTSGQPSQPSYSGSAAAPSGSSSSSGGGGGGGRSKREFL; via the exons ATGCCGGGAGGAAGGAGAGGACTGGTTGCACctcaaaacacatttttagaaaatattatcaGACGATCAAATTCACAGC CGGACAGTTCCTTTCTGTTGGCCAATGCTCAAATTGTGGACTTTCCAATTGTTTATTGCAATGAATCCTTTTGCAAAATTAGCGGTTATAACCGTGCTGAGGTTATGCAGAAATCGTGCAG atGTGGCTTCATGTATGGTGAGCTGACAGACAAGGAAACGGTAGCACGTCTCGAATACACTTTGGAAAACCAGCAACAagatcaatttgaaattttgctgtacaaaaaaaata AAACGCCATTATGGCTATTGTTGCAAGTGGCTCCAATTCGGAACGAGCGGGATTTGGTGGTACTTTTTTTGTTGACTTTTCGCGACATTACAGCACTGAAACAACCAATCGACAGCGAAGATACAAAAGGAG GTCTTTCCAAATTTGCCAAGCTGGCTAGATCAGTAACTCGAAGTCGTCAATTTAGTGCCCATTTGCCAACAATGAAAGATCCGACGAAGCAATCAAACTTAGCTCAT ATGATGTCGCTAAGTGCTGATATTATGCCACAATACAGACAAGAAGCTCCTAAAACACCACCGCACATTTTGTTACATTATTGTGCATTTAAAGCAATTTGGGATTGGGTGATATTatgtttaacattttatactgcTATTATG GTACCATACAATGTAGCTTTTAAGAATAAGACCTCAGAAGACGTTTCATTGTTAGTAGTGGACTCAATTGTAGATGTAATATTCTTTATAGACATtg ttttaaattttcacaCAACTTTCGTTGGACCCGGTGGCGAAGTGGTCAGCGATCCAAAAGTCATACGCATGAATTACCTTAAGTCCTGGTTTATTATTGATTTACTCAGCTGTCTGCCTTATGATGTGTTTAATGCTTTCGATCGCGACGAAGATGGTATTGGTTCACTGTTCAGTGCACTCAAAGTTGTGCGACTTTTACGTTTGGGACGTGTTGTTCGAAAGCTTGATCGTTATCTGGAGTATGGCGCTGCTATGCTTATTTTGCTTTTATGTTTTTACATGCTGGTTGCACATTGGCTTGCATGTATCTGGTATTCAATTGGAAGAAGTGATGCTGACAATGGA ATTCAATATAGCTGGCTATGGAAATTGGCAAATGTTACACAAAGTCCGTACTCTTACGTTTGGGCTAGCAACGAAACAGGTCCGGAGTTGATTAATGGCCCGTCAAGAAAGAGTATGTATGTAACGGCATTGTATTTCACAATGACCTGTATGACATCG GTTGGCTTTGGAAATGTTGCCGCTGAGACGGACAACGAGAAGGTGTTCACCATCTGCATGATGATAATTGCAG CTCTTTTATACGCCACCATTTTCGGTCATGTTACGACCATCATTCAGCAAATGACATCAGCCACCGCTAAATATCACGACATGCTGAATAATGTCCGGGAATTTATGAAACTTCATGAAGTCCCCAAAGCTCTTAGTGAACGTGTTATGGACTATGTTGTTTCCACATGGGCAATGACAAAAGGACTTGATACCGAAAAG CAGGTATTAAACTACTGTCCAAAAGACATGAAAGCAGATATTTGTGTTCATCTTAATAGAAAAGTTTTCAATGAACACCCAGCATTTCGACTTGCTTCGGATGGATGTCTTCGGGCGTTAGCCATGCATTTTATGATGTCACATTCAGCGCCAGGTGATTTGCTATATCATACTGGAGAGAGCATAGACAGTCTGTGTTTTATTGTAACCGGAAGCTTGGAGGTTATACAAGATGATGAAGTGGTTGCTATCTTAG gaAAAGGAGACGTCTTTGGCGATCAGTTCTGGAAAGATTCAGCTGTTGGACAGAGTGCGGCAAATGTACGAGCGTTAACTTATTGTGATTTGCATGCGATAAAACGAGACAAATTGCTTGAGGTCTTAGATTTTTATTCAGCTTTTGCAAATAGCTTTGCCAGAAATCTCGTGCTAACGTATAACTTAAGGCATCGATTGATATTCCGAAAAGTTGCCGACGTCAAACGAGAAAAGGAATTAGCTGAACGGCGCAAAAATGAACCACAGTTACCTCAGAATCAAGATCATTTAGTGcggaaaatattttccaaatttagAAGAACTCCACAGGTGCAAGCTGGTGTTAAAGAAATAGTATCAGGACCAAGTGATGTCGAGAAAGGTGATGGAGATGTTGAACGAACAAAG AAGCTACCAGCTAAACTAACACTAACCGAGGACTCACGCGTCATAACAACATCAGGAGTTCCTTCGCAATCACCATCCCCATCATCTGGCCCACCGTCTGCACGTAGTACTCGCGCTAGTAAATGGGGTCGTCTACTGGGTAGTTCGAGTGTTGATTCTGCAAGTGATACAAGCACGAAAGTAGCTGTCTCAAGAAGTCTAAGCGCCCGCGAGAGCCTGCGAGAAAGTACTGCTCAAGGACGGCAGAGCAGCACATCGAGTAGTAATGGCGGCCAAGGGAACAAA GTGTTTCCGAAGGCGCCTAAGCTGCAGGCCAGTCAAGCCACCTTAGCCCGCCAAGATACAATCGATGAAGGTGGCGAGGTGGACTCCTCATCACCACCGAGTCGCGATAGTCGCTTGGATGCAGCTAAAGAACGCAACCTAGCTTTAGAGCGTGAACGTCAGATCGAAATGGCTTCATCACGCGCCACCACCTCGGACACGTACGATACTGGCCTTCGCGAACAGCCCCCTACACTCGCTCAACGTGATCTCATTGCTACCGTGTTGGATCTCAAAGTGGACGTTCGGCTGGAAATGCAACGAATGTCGCAACGCATTGGACGAATCGAAGATATGCTTGGCGAAGTTATCAAGCGGTTATCGTCTCACGATTCCTCGGGTCAAACAACACCTGGAGAAGGTGTTTTATGCGCAATTGAAGGTTTTCCAACTTCCACCCTAACCGTTTCTGGAATTCCGTCAAGTACAGCAACTATTGATACTGTGATAACCATTTCCGCAGCGACCGGGGCGACAGTGAGTGCAGTTGGGGGTGGTGGCAGCAGTGGTGGAGTATTGCCTCCGACGTCTACAGCTGCTACTGCTTCAAGTTCTAGCGCACTTAATGTAGCCACTTCACCATCAACTGGTCAGCTAAGTTTATTGAATACAGGCGCGTCTAGCCCTGGCGGCAACGGGCTAGGACCTATGATCCTCAAGAAGCGACGTTCTAAAAGCAGAAAAGCACCAGCGCCTCCTAAGCAATCATCACAAACAATTCCCGAACAAGTTCGACTTCTCGATGCAGAGCTCATTGGTTTAAGCGAAAAGAAGACATCTCCAACATCCACAACAACACCTACGTCCGGTCAACCCTCCCAACCATCTTATTCCGGATCAGCAGCTGCACCAAGTGGTTCTTCTTCAAGTAGTGGCGGTGGCGGTGGTGGAGGACGATCCAAACGAGAGTTTCTTTAG
- the LOC129908508 gene encoding potassium voltage-gated channel protein eag isoform X5, giving the protein MPGGRRGLVAPQNTFLENIIRRSNSQPDSSFLLANAQIVDFPIVYCNESFCKISGYNRAEVMQKSCRCGFMYGELTDKETVARLEYTLENQQQDQFEILLYKKNKTPLWLLLQVAPIRNERDLVVLFLLTFRDITALKQPIDSEDTKGVLGLSKFAKLARSVTRSRQFSAHLPTMKDPTKQSNLAHMMSLSADIMPQYRQEAPKTPPHILLHYCAFKAIWDWVILCLTFYTAIMVPYNVAFKNKTSEDVSLLVVDSIVDVIFFIDIVLNFHTTFVGPGGEVVSDPKVIRMNYLKSWFIIDLLSCLPYDVFNAFDRDEDGIGSLFSALKVVRLLRLGRVVRKLDRYLEYGAAMLILLLCFYMLVAHWLACIWYSIGRSDADNGIQYSWLWKLANVTQSPYSYVWASNETGPELINGPSRKSMYVTALYFTMTCMTSVGFGNVAAETDNEKVFTICMMIIAALLYATIFGHVTTIIQQMTSATAKYHDMLNNVREFMKLHEVPKALSERVMDYVVSTWAMTKGLDTEKVLNYCPKDMKADICVHLNRKVFNEHPAFRLASDGCLRALAMHFMMSHSAPGDLLYHTGESIDSLCFIVTGSLEVIQDDEVVAILGKGDVFGDQFWKDSAVGQSAANVRALTYCDLHAIKRDKLLEVLDFYSAFANSFARNLVLTYNLRHRLIFRKVADVKREKELAERRKNEPQLPQNQDHLVRKIFSKFRRTPQVQAGVKEIVSGPSDVEKGDGDVERTKKLPAKLTLTEDSRVITTSGVPSQSPSPSSGPPSARSTRASKWGRLLGSSSVDSASDTSTKVAVSRSLSARESLRESTAQGRQSSTSSSNGGQGNKVFPKAPKLQASQATLARQDTIDEGGEVDSSSPPSRDSRLDAAKERNLALERERQIEMASSRATTSDTYDTGLREQPPTLAQRDLIATVLDLKVDVRLEMQRMSQRIGRIEDMLGEVIKRLSSHDSSGQTTPGEGVLCAIEGFPTSTLTVSGIPSSTATIDTVITISAATGATVSAVGGGGSSGGVLPPTSTAATASSSSALNVATSPSTGQLSLLNTGASSPGGNGLGPMILKKRRSKSRKAPAPPKQSSQTIPEQVRLLDAELIGLSEKKTSPTSTTTPTSGQPSQPSYSGSAAAPSGSSSSSGGGGGGGRSKREFL; this is encoded by the exons ATGCCGGGAGGAAGGAGAGGACTGGTTGCACctcaaaacacatttttagaaaatattatcaGACGATCAAATTCACAGC CGGACAGTTCCTTTCTGTTGGCCAATGCTCAAATTGTGGACTTTCCAATTGTTTATTGCAATGAATCCTTTTGCAAAATTAGCGGTTATAACCGTGCTGAGGTTATGCAGAAATCGTGCAG atGTGGCTTCATGTATGGTGAGCTGACAGACAAGGAAACGGTAGCACGTCTCGAATACACTTTGGAAAACCAGCAACAagatcaatttgaaattttgctgtacaaaaaaaata AAACGCCATTATGGCTATTGTTGCAAGTGGCTCCAATTCGGAACGAGCGGGATTTGGTGGTACTTTTTTTGTTGACTTTTCGCGACATTACAGCACTGAAACAACCAATCGACAGCGAAGATACAAAAGGAG TTTTAGGTCTTTCCAAATTTGCCAAGCTGGCTAGATCAGTAACTCGAAGTCGTCAATTTAGTGCCCATTTGCCAACAATGAAAGATCCGACGAAGCAATCAAACTTAGCTCAT ATGATGTCGCTAAGTGCTGATATTATGCCACAATACAGACAAGAAGCTCCTAAAACACCACCGCACATTTTGTTACATTATTGTGCATTTAAAGCAATTTGGGATTGGGTGATATTatgtttaacattttatactgcTATTATG GTACCATACAATGTAGCTTTTAAGAATAAGACCTCAGAAGACGTTTCATTGTTAGTAGTGGACTCAATTGTAGATGTAATATTCTTTATAGACATtg ttttaaattttcacaCAACTTTCGTTGGACCCGGTGGCGAAGTGGTCAGCGATCCAAAAGTCATACGCATGAATTACCTTAAGTCCTGGTTTATTATTGATTTACTCAGCTGTCTGCCTTATGATGTGTTTAATGCTTTCGATCGCGACGAAGATGGTATTGGTTCACTGTTCAGTGCACTCAAAGTTGTGCGACTTTTACGTTTGGGACGTGTTGTTCGAAAGCTTGATCGTTATCTGGAGTATGGCGCTGCTATGCTTATTTTGCTTTTATGTTTTTACATGCTGGTTGCACATTGGCTTGCATGTATCTGGTATTCAATTGGAAGAAGTGATGCTGACAATGGA ATTCAATATAGCTGGCTATGGAAATTGGCAAATGTTACACAAAGTCCGTACTCTTACGTTTGGGCTAGCAACGAAACAGGTCCGGAGTTGATTAATGGCCCGTCAAGAAAGAGTATGTATGTAACGGCATTGTATTTCACAATGACCTGTATGACATCG GTTGGCTTTGGAAATGTTGCCGCTGAGACGGACAACGAGAAGGTGTTCACCATCTGCATGATGATAATTGCAG CTCTTTTATACGCCACCATTTTCGGTCATGTTACGACCATCATTCAGCAAATGACATCAGCCACCGCTAAATATCACGACATGCTGAATAATGTCCGGGAATTTATGAAACTTCATGAAGTCCCCAAAGCTCTTAGTGAACGTGTTATGGACTATGTTGTTTCCACATGGGCAATGACAAAAGGACTTGATACCGAAAAG GTATTAAACTACTGTCCAAAAGACATGAAAGCAGATATTTGTGTTCATCTTAATAGAAAAGTTTTCAATGAACACCCAGCATTTCGACTTGCTTCGGATGGATGTCTTCGGGCGTTAGCCATGCATTTTATGATGTCACATTCAGCGCCAGGTGATTTGCTATATCATACTGGAGAGAGCATAGACAGTCTGTGTTTTATTGTAACCGGAAGCTTGGAGGTTATACAAGATGATGAAGTGGTTGCTATCTTAG gaAAAGGAGACGTCTTTGGCGATCAGTTCTGGAAAGATTCAGCTGTTGGACAGAGTGCGGCAAATGTACGAGCGTTAACTTATTGTGATTTGCATGCGATAAAACGAGACAAATTGCTTGAGGTCTTAGATTTTTATTCAGCTTTTGCAAATAGCTTTGCCAGAAATCTCGTGCTAACGTATAACTTAAGGCATCGATTGATATTCCGAAAAGTTGCCGACGTCAAACGAGAAAAGGAATTAGCTGAACGGCGCAAAAATGAACCACAGTTACCTCAGAATCAAGATCATTTAGTGcggaaaatattttccaaatttagAAGAACTCCACAGGTGCAAGCTGGTGTTAAAGAAATAGTATCAGGACCAAGTGATGTCGAGAAAGGTGATGGAGATGTTGAACGAACAAAG AAGCTACCAGCTAAACTAACACTAACCGAGGACTCACGCGTCATAACAACATCAGGAGTTCCTTCGCAATCACCATCCCCATCATCTGGCCCACCGTCTGCACGTAGTACTCGCGCTAGTAAATGGGGTCGTCTACTGGGTAGTTCGAGTGTTGATTCTGCAAGTGATACAAGCACGAAAGTAGCTGTCTCAAGAAGTCTAAGCGCCCGCGAGAGCCTGCGAGAAAGTACTGCTCAAGGACGGCAGAGCAGCACATCGAGTAGTAATGGCGGCCAAGGGAACAAA GTGTTTCCGAAGGCGCCTAAGCTGCAGGCCAGTCAAGCCACCTTAGCCCGCCAAGATACAATCGATGAAGGTGGCGAGGTGGACTCCTCATCACCACCGAGTCGCGATAGTCGCTTGGATGCAGCTAAAGAACGCAACCTAGCTTTAGAGCGTGAACGTCAGATCGAAATGGCTTCATCACGCGCCACCACCTCGGACACGTACGATACTGGCCTTCGCGAACAGCCCCCTACACTCGCTCAACGTGATCTCATTGCTACCGTGTTGGATCTCAAAGTGGACGTTCGGCTGGAAATGCAACGAATGTCGCAACGCATTGGACGAATCGAAGATATGCTTGGCGAAGTTATCAAGCGGTTATCGTCTCACGATTCCTCGGGTCAAACAACACCTGGAGAAGGTGTTTTATGCGCAATTGAAGGTTTTCCAACTTCCACCCTAACCGTTTCTGGAATTCCGTCAAGTACAGCAACTATTGATACTGTGATAACCATTTCCGCAGCGACCGGGGCGACAGTGAGTGCAGTTGGGGGTGGTGGCAGCAGTGGTGGAGTATTGCCTCCGACGTCTACAGCTGCTACTGCTTCAAGTTCTAGCGCACTTAATGTAGCCACTTCACCATCAACTGGTCAGCTAAGTTTATTGAATACAGGCGCGTCTAGCCCTGGCGGCAACGGGCTAGGACCTATGATCCTCAAGAAGCGACGTTCTAAAAGCAGAAAAGCACCAGCGCCTCCTAAGCAATCATCACAAACAATTCCCGAACAAGTTCGACTTCTCGATGCAGAGCTCATTGGTTTAAGCGAAAAGAAGACATCTCCAACATCCACAACAACACCTACGTCCGGTCAACCCTCCCAACCATCTTATTCCGGATCAGCAGCTGCACCAAGTGGTTCTTCTTCAAGTAGTGGCGGTGGCGGTGGTGGAGGACGATCCAAACGAGAGTTTCTTTAG